Part of the Aquabacterium sp. OR-4 genome, CGGCATGCCGTCGGACTTCCGCACCGAAGACCATGGCCTGACCAAGCTGAAGGTGGCCGTGCGCGGGGGGGTGGTCTTCGCGTCGTTCGACCACGACGTGGTGCCCTTCGAAGAATTCCTGGGACCCACCATCCTGGGCTACTTCGACCGGCTGTTCAACGGCCGCAAGCTCAAGGTGCTGGGCTACAACCGCCAGCGCATCCCGGGCAACTGGAAGCTGATGCAGGAGAACATCAAGGACCCGTACCACCCCGGCCTGCTGCACACCTGGTTCGTGACCTTCGGCCTCTGGCGCGCCGACAACAAGAGCCAGCTGCGCATGGACGACAAGCACCGCCACGCGGCCATGATCAGCACCCGTGGCCAGGGCGGCAAGTCCGACCAGGTGACCAGTGTTTCCTCGTTCAAGGAAAGCATGAAGCTCAACGACCCGAGCTTCCTGGACATCGTGCCCGAAGCGTGGTGGGGCGGACCGACCGCCGTGATGACCACCATCTTCCCAAGCGTGATCCTGCAGCAGCAGGTCAACAGCGTGTCCACCCGCCACATCCAGCCCAACGGCAACGGCAGCTTCGACTTCGTCTGGACGCACTTCGGGTTCGAGGACGACTCCGAGGAAATGACGCAGCGCCGGCTGCGCCAGGCCAACCTGTTCGGGCCTGCGGGCTTCGTGTCCGCGGACGACGGTGAGGTGATCGAGTTCTCGCAGGAAGGCTTCGAGAGCAAGCCCTTCCACCGCGCGGTGGCGGAACTGGGTGGCAAGGGTGTCGAGGACACCGAGCACATGGTGACCGAGACCTTGATCCGCGGCATGTACCGCTACTGGCGCGACGTGATGGAAGCCTGAGCCATGCTGGAGCAAGCCATGAACACCGAACTGTCCTTCCAAGACTGGCTGGCGCTGAACCAGCTGTATGCGGACTACGCCGCCGCCGTCGACTCGGGCCAATGGAGCCTGTGGCCCGAGTTCTTCACCGATGACTGCGTCTACCGCCTGCAGCCACGCGAGAACTTCGAGCGCGGCTTCCCGCTGGCCACGCTGGCCTTCACCAGCAAGGGCATGCTGAAAGACCGCGTCTACGGCATCACCGAGACCATCTTCCACGACCCCTACTACCAGCGCCATGTGGTGGGCACGCCGGTGATCCGTCGCGTGGCCGACGGAC contains:
- a CDS encoding aromatic ring-hydroxylating dioxygenase subunit alpha gives rise to the protein MSETSTVFPDRPQWESDGTHRIPFAAYTDEQVYQRELERFFYKGHWCYVGLEAEVPNTGDFKRTVVGERSVVMVRDADGQINVVENVCAHRGMRFCRERHGNRKDLVCPYHQWSYTLKGDLQGVPFRRGVKQDGQVHGGMPSDFRTEDHGLTKLKVAVRGGVVFASFDHDVVPFEEFLGPTILGYFDRLFNGRKLKVLGYNRQRIPGNWKLMQENIKDPYHPGLLHTWFVTFGLWRADNKSQLRMDDKHRHAAMISTRGQGGKSDQVTSVSSFKESMKLNDPSFLDIVPEAWWGGPTAVMTTIFPSVILQQQVNSVSTRHIQPNGNGSFDFVWTHFGFEDDSEEMTQRRLRQANLFGPAGFVSADDGEVIEFSQEGFESKPFHRAVAELGGKGVEDTEHMVTETLIRGMYRYWRDVMEA
- a CDS encoding aromatic-ring-hydroxylating dioxygenase subunit beta, producing the protein MNTELSFQDWLALNQLYADYAAAVDSGQWSLWPEFFTDDCVYRLQPRENFERGFPLATLAFTSKGMLKDRVYGITETIFHDPYYQRHVVGTPVIRRVADGRIESEANYAVFRTKLSQESSVFNVGRYIDVVVRTPQGLKFASRQCIYDSEMIPNSIIYPI